The Manis javanica isolate MJ-LG chromosome 4, MJ_LKY, whole genome shotgun sequence genome contains a region encoding:
- the MYCBP gene encoding C-Myc-binding protein, which translates to MRMLTRPSAHVHCCSELPATVFGASYAAAAVAMAHYKAADSKREQFRRYLEKSGVLDTLTKVLVALYEEPEKPNSALDFLKHHLGAAIPENPEIELLRLELAEMKEKYEAIVEENKILKTKLAQYEPPQEEKRAE; encoded by the exons ATGCGCATGCTCACGCGCCCTTCCGCGCATGTGCACTGCTGCTCAGAGCTGCCAGCTACGGTCTTCGGCGCCAGTTACGCCGCTGCCGCTGTCGCTATGGCCCATTACAAA GCTGCCGACTCGAAGCGCGAGCAGTTCCGGAGGTACTTGGAGAAGTCGGGGGTGCTGGACACGTTGACCAAGG TATTGGTAGCCTTATATGAAGAACCAGAGAAACCTAATAGTGCTTTGGA TTTTTTAAAGCATCACTTAGGAGCTGCAATcccagaaaatccagaaatagagCTGCTTCGCCTAGAGTtggcagaaatgaaagagaaatatgaagccattgtagaagaaaataaaatactgaaaacaaag CTTGCTCAGTATGAACCACCTCAGGAGGAGAAGCGTGCTGAATAG
- the GJA9 gene encoding LOW QUALITY PROTEIN: gap junction alpha-9 protein (The sequence of the model RefSeq protein was modified relative to this genomic sequence to represent the inferred CDS: inserted 1 base in 1 codon), which yields MGDWNLLGGVLEEVHIHSTIIGKIWLTILFIFRMLVLGVAAEDVWNDEQSGFICNTEQPGCRNICYDQAFPISLIRYWVLQVIFVSSPSLVYMGHALYQLRVLEKERQRKKAQLRRELEGLGFEMLGDRRLEQEFCQLEQRKLNKAPLRGTLLCTYVIHIFTRSVVEVGFMIGQYLLYGFHLEPLFKCHGHPCPNIVDCFVSRPTEKTVFLIFMQSIATVSLLLNVLEIFHLGFKKIKRGLWGQYKLKDEYDEFYVDKSKQNLAKYHSTSANLLKQLSSAPDYNLFMEKQTHTAVCPSLNSSAFQAKHDNHSGNDKKCILDEQETVLLSQMCTLSTTCSHLQHINSGNNEDTDKVFGKEVNGNQLREKKEANGKNSKRNYYSRSHCSIPSVDLDLDSHMGQSPQTVFSLPANSTWKPKWLHTTWXPAKEDENQVSPLKGNFKGQFGEGTIRTLPLSQGVFQPLDNPDSLGELSFEPELDKTCNSPTACPSHHLVLLTNNLLSRRAPTDLQI from the exons ATGGGGGACTGGAATTTGCTTGGAGGCGTTCTGGAGGAAGTTCACATCCACTCTACCATAATTGGAAAGATCTGGCTCACTATCCTGTTCATATTTCGAATGCTTGTTCTGGGTGTTGCAGCTGAAGATGTGTGGAATGATGAGCAGTCTGGCTTCATCTGTAATACAGAACAACCCGGCTGCCGAAACATATGCTATGACCAGGCCTTTCCTATTTCCCTCATTAGATACTGGGTTTTGCAGGTGATATTTGTGTCTTCGCCATCTCTAGTCTACATGGGCCATGCTTTGTACCAACTGAGAGTTCtggaaaaagagagacagaggaagaaagCTCAACTGAGAAGAGAACTGGAGGGACTAGGGTTTGAAATGCTTGGGGATCGGAGACTGGAGCAAGAATTTTGTCAGCTGGAGCAAAGGAAACTTAACAAAGCTCCGCTAAGAGGAACTTTGCTTTGCACTTACGTGATACACATTTTCACTCGCTCTGTGGTTGAAGTTGGGTTCATGATTGGACAGTATCTTTTATATGGATTTCATTTAGAGCCTCTTTTTAAATGCCATGGCCACCCATGTCCAAATATAGTTGATTGTTTTGTCTCAAGACCAACAGAAAAGACagtatttctcatatttatgCAATCCATAGCAACTGTTTCACTTCTCTTGAATGTTCTAGAAATTTTCCATCTAGGTTTTAAAAAGATTAAGCGAGGGCTTTGGGGACAATATAAACTGAAGGATGAGTATGATGAATTCTATGTGGACAAGTCAAAACAAAATCTTGCCAAGTATCACAGCACATCTGCAAATTTACTGAAGCAACTCTCTTCTGCACctgattataatttatttatggaaaagcaaacacacacagcAGTGTGCCCTAGTTTAAATTCATCTGCTTTTCAGGCAAAGCATGACAATCACAGTGGAAATGATAAGAAATGCATTTTGGATGAACAGGAAACTGTACTTTTGAGTCAGATGTGCACACTTAGTACTACCTGTAGTCATCTTCAACACATCAACTCAGGTAATAATGAAGACACTGATAAAGTATTTGGAAAAGAGGTTAATGGTAACCAGTTACGGGAAAAGAAAGAAGCTAATGGCAAAAACAGCAAAAGGAACTACTACTCTAGAAGTCACTGTTCTATTCCAAGTGTTGATTTAGATCTGGACAGCCACATGGGGCAGTCACCCCAAACAGTTTTTTCTCTGCCAGCTAACAGCACCTGGAAGCCCAAGTGGCTTCATACTACAT GTCCTGCTAAAGAAGATGAAAACCAGGTGTCACCTCTTAAAGGTAACTTCAAGGGCCAGTTTGGAGAGGGCACAATCAGAACTCTTCCTCTTTCACAGGGAGTGTTCCAACCCCTTGACAATCCTGATTCTTTGGGAGAGTTGTCCTTTGAACCTGAGTTGGACAAGACCTGCAATAGCCCTACTGCTTGTCCTTCACATCATTTAGTGTTGTTGACAAACAACCTTCTCAGTAGGCGGGCTCCCACAGACCTTCAGATCTGA
- the RHBDL2 gene encoding rhomboid-related protein 2 translates to MAAAHEVEMEDVNLNRDRKEDLEDEEEMREDGEGKDPSKNKKVYRVVSKWMLPEQARRTYVERANCFPPPVFIISISFAELAVFIYYAVWKPQKQWITLDVGILESPFIYSPEKREEAWRFISYMLVHAGVQHILGNLVMQLALGIPLEMVHKGLRVGLVYLAGVIAGSLASSIFDPLKYLVGASGGVYALMGGYFMNVLVNFREMIPAFGIVRLLIIILIIVSDVGFALYRRFFVPANGSPVSFAAHLAGGFAGMSIGYTVFSCFDKALLKDPRFWIAIAAYLACVLFAVFFNIFLSPAN, encoded by the exons ATGGCTGCTGCTCATGAGGTGGAGATGGAGGATGTGAATCTGAATAGAGACAGGAAAGAAGACCTGGAGGACGAGGAGGAAATGAGAGAGGACGGCGAAGGTAAAGATCCCTCCAAGAATAAAAAAGTCTACAGGGTTGTCTCAAAATGGATGCTTCCTGAACAGGCCCGGAGAACATACGTGGAGAGAGCTAACTGCTTCCCGCCCCCCGTGTTCATCATCTCCATCAGCTTTGCTGAG CTGGCGGTGTTTATTTACTATGCTGTGTGGAAGCCTCAGAAACAGTGGATCACCCTGGACGTGGGCATTTTGGAAAGTCCCTTTATCTACAGCcctgagaagagagaggaagcCTGGAGGTTTATCTCATACATGCTGGTACATGCTGG AGTTCAGCATATCTTGGGGAATCTTGTTATGCAGCTTGCTCTGGGTATTCCCTTGGAAATGGTCCACAAAGGCCTCCGAGTGGGACTGGTGTACCTGGCAGGAGTGATTGCAG gttCCCTTGCCAGCTCTATCTTTGACCCACTCAAATATCTTGTGGGTGCTTCAGGAGGAGTCTACGCTCTCATGGGAGGCTATTTTATGAATGTACTAGTG AATTTTCGAGAAATGATTCCTGCCTTTGGAATTGTCAGACTGCTGATCATCATCCTTATAA TTGTGTCAGACGTGGGGTTTGCCCTCTACAGACGATTCTTTGTCCCAGCAAATGGGTCTCCG gtgtcctttgctgctcACCTTGCAGGTGGATTCGCTGGAATGTCCATAGGTTACACTGTGTTTAGCTGCTTTGATAAGGCACTGCTGAAAGATCCAAGGTTTTGGATAGCAATTGCAGCTTACTTAGCTTGTGTattatttgctgtttttttcaacatttttctatCTCCAGCAAATTGA